A genomic segment from Sulfitobacter mediterraneus encodes:
- a CDS encoding ABC transporter substrate-binding protein: protein MSLRNAFRAATAVTLITAGGAFADTITIATVNNGDMIRMQGLTDDFTAKTGHEVEWVTLEENVLRQRVTTDITTKGGSFDIMTIGMYETPIWGANGWLVPLDNLSEEYDVDDILPAMAGGLSHDGTLYAAPFYGESSMIMYRTDLMEAAGLEMPKAPTWDFIAEAAAAMTDRDNDINGICLRGKAGWGEGGAFITAMSNSFGARWFDMDWNAQFDTQPWADTLNFFKNMMDASGPAGYATNGFNENLSLFNQGKCGMWIDATVAASFVTGKDSTVADHVGFALAPDNGLGKRSNWLWAWALAIPAGTQKQDAALQFIEWATSKDYIELVAGKEGWANVPPGARTSLYENPNYQAVPFAQMTLDSILSADPNNSTVEPSPYVGVQFAAIPEFAGIATDVSQEFSAAYAGQQTVEEALAKAQALTNDAMEAAGYK from the coding sequence ATGTCTTTGAGAAACGCATTTCGTGCGGCAACTGCGGTCACTTTGATCACCGCCGGTGGCGCATTCGCCGACACCATCACCATCGCGACAGTGAATAACGGCGACATGATCCGCATGCAGGGTTTGACCGATGACTTCACCGCCAAAACCGGCCACGAGGTAGAGTGGGTTACGCTGGAAGAAAACGTGCTGCGCCAGCGTGTGACAACCGATATCACCACCAAGGGTGGTTCCTTCGACATCATGACAATCGGCATGTACGAAACGCCGATCTGGGGCGCAAACGGCTGGCTGGTGCCACTGGACAATCTGTCTGAAGAATACGACGTCGATGACATCCTGCCAGCGATGGCCGGCGGTCTGAGCCATGATGGCACGCTGTATGCGGCACCGTTCTATGGCGAAAGTTCCATGATCATGTATCGCACCGACCTGATGGAAGCGGCTGGCTTGGAAATGCCAAAAGCCCCTACATGGGACTTTATCGCCGAGGCCGCAGCCGCGATGACCGACCGCGACAATGACATCAACGGCATCTGCCTGCGCGGCAAGGCCGGTTGGGGTGAAGGTGGCGCGTTCATCACCGCGATGTCCAATTCCTTTGGCGCACGCTGGTTCGACATGGACTGGAACGCCCAGTTCGACACGCAGCCATGGGCAGACACGCTCAACTTCTTCAAGAACATGATGGATGCCTCCGGCCCCGCCGGTTATGCAACCAACGGCTTCAACGAGAACCTGTCGCTGTTCAATCAGGGCAAATGCGGCATGTGGATCGACGCCACGGTCGCGGCCTCTTTCGTGACGGGCAAGGATTCCACCGTTGCAGATCACGTTGGCTTTGCGCTGGCACCGGACAACGGTCTGGGCAAACGCTCCAACTGGCTCTGGGCTTGGGCGCTGGCCATTCCTGCCGGCACTCAGAAGCAGGACGCCGCACTGCAGTTCATCGAATGGGCCACCAGCAAAGACTACATCGAACTGGTCGCGGGCAAAGAAGGCTGGGCCAACGTTCCTCCGGGCGCACGTACTTCCCTGTATGAAAACCCCAACTACCAGGCCGTGCCTTTCGCGCAGATGACGCTGGATTCTATCCTGTCAGCCGATCCTAACAACTCCACCGTTGAGCCAAGCCCATATGTGGGTGTGCAGTTCGCGGCGATCCCGGAGTTCGCAGGCATCGCAACAGACGTGAGCCAGGAGTTCTCAGCGGCTTATGCCGGTCAGCAGACCGTCGAAGAAGCGCTGGCCAAGGCGCAGGCCCTGACCAACGACGCCATGGAAGCGGCTGGCTACAAATAA
- a CDS encoding TetR/AcrR family transcriptional regulator, protein MTDALSPLRSSRRDRIVSLAQQAFVQSGFRATSMEGLAQAAGVSKATLYSYFPDKDAVFVAVADHVASRLINAVEAALASDAATVQQRVRAALTDKHRIVHDLVRQSPHAAELFAAKTRLRSVQFVETDSVIEDAIAKALAQVSRNPQELAALLLSASQGIANAAQDFQTTEDRIAQLCVLIPNGDAG, encoded by the coding sequence ATGACAGATGCCCTCAGCCCCCTCCGGTCCAGCCGCCGTGACCGTATCGTTTCATTGGCCCAACAGGCATTTGTGCAATCGGGTTTTCGCGCCACCTCGATGGAGGGACTGGCGCAAGCGGCGGGGGTCTCCAAGGCGACACTTTATAGCTATTTTCCTGACAAGGATGCGGTCTTTGTCGCGGTGGCCGATCATGTGGCGTCCCGTTTGATCAATGCGGTGGAGGCGGCGCTGGCCTCGGACGCGGCGACGGTCCAACAGCGGGTGAGGGCGGCCCTGACGGACAAACACCGGATTGTGCATGATCTGGTGCGGCAATCGCCGCATGCCGCTGAGCTCTTTGCTGCCAAGACCCGTCTGCGGTCGGTTCAGTTTGTGGAAACCGACAGTGTTATCGAAGACGCAATTGCAAAGGCCCTGGCGCAGGTCTCCCGCAATCCCCAGGAACTGGCTGCGCTGTTGCTCTCGGCCAGTCAGGGAATTGCCAATGCGGCACAGGATTTTCAAACCACTGAGGACAGGATTGCGCAGCTTTGCGTGTTGATCCCCAACGGCGACGCGGGTTGA
- a CDS encoding ABC transporter ATP-binding protein, with amino-acid sequence MGRITLDKVTKSFGDVEVIPPLDLTIEDGEFTVFVGPSGCGKSTLLRLIAGLEDITSGQIRIDGTDATNVPPSKRGLAMVFQSYALYPHMSVRKNIAFPLRMAKLDKAEQDRRVEQAAAVLNLADYLDRKPGQLSGGQRQRVAIGRAIVREPSAFLFDEPLSNLDAALRVGMRMEISELHKKLATTMVYVTHDQVEAMTMADKIVVLRAGHIEQVGSPLELYHNPRNLFVAGFIGSPTMNLISGPEAAKRDATTIGIRPEHITVSDKEGAWKGVVGVSEHLGSDTFFHIHDTGLAETITVRAGGEVGFRHGDTVHLTPREDVMHRFDAQGLRIA; translated from the coding sequence ATGGGACGTATCACACTGGACAAAGTCACGAAAAGCTTTGGCGATGTCGAAGTTATTCCACCCTTGGACCTGACCATCGAAGACGGTGAGTTTACCGTTTTTGTCGGCCCGTCCGGTTGCGGCAAATCCACCTTGCTGCGACTGATCGCAGGTCTTGAGGATATCACCTCGGGGCAGATCCGGATTGACGGCACCGATGCCACCAACGTGCCGCCGTCCAAGCGCGGTCTTGCGATGGTGTTTCAGTCCTATGCGCTCTATCCGCATATGTCGGTGCGCAAGAACATCGCCTTTCCGCTGCGCATGGCCAAGCTGGACAAGGCCGAACAGGACCGCCGCGTCGAACAGGCGGCGGCGGTTCTGAACCTCGCCGATTATCTGGATCGCAAGCCCGGCCAGTTGTCCGGTGGCCAGCGCCAGCGTGTTGCCATCGGCCGCGCCATTGTGCGCGAACCTTCGGCGTTTCTGTTTGATGAGCCTTTGTCCAACCTTGACGCGGCCCTTCGGGTCGGGATGCGCATGGAAATCTCCGAGCTGCACAAAAAACTTGCCACCACGATGGTTTACGTGACCCACGATCAGGTCGAAGCGATGACCATGGCGGACAAGATCGTGGTGCTACGGGCAGGCCATATCGAACAGGTCGGCAGCCCGCTTGAGCTGTATCACAATCCCCGCAACCTCTTTGTGGCAGGCTTTATCGGCTCGCCCACCATGAACCTGATCAGCGGACCGGAGGCAGCCAAGCGTGATGCCACAACCATCGGTATTCGCCCCGAACATATCACGGTCTCCGACAAGGAAGGTGCTTGGAAAGGTGTTGTGGGCGTGTCCGAGCATCTGGGCTCTGACACGTTCTTTCATATCCATGACACGGGTCTGGCTGAAACCATCACGGTGCGTGCGGGCGGCGAGGTCGGGTTTCGCCATGGGGATACCGTACATCTGACCCCGCGCGAAGATGTGATGCACCGCTTTGACGCGCAGGGGTTGCGCATCGCATGA
- a CDS encoding RidA family protein, protein MITRSHTAQRMSKITIHKETVYLCGQVGGAEGDVTDQTRECLRRIETLLAEAGSSPAHILQAVIWLADMSDFAAMNAVWDSWVPEGAAPARACGEAALARPELKVEIIITAAMA, encoded by the coding sequence ATGATCACCCGCAGCCACACCGCACAGCGCATGAGCAAGATCACGATCCACAAGGAAACCGTCTATCTTTGCGGTCAGGTTGGCGGGGCCGAGGGCGATGTCACCGATCAGACCCGCGAATGCCTGCGCCGGATCGAAACGTTGCTGGCCGAAGCCGGATCAAGCCCTGCGCATATCCTTCAAGCGGTGATCTGGCTGGCGGATATGTCGGACTTTGCGGCGATGAATGCGGTTTGGGACAGTTGGGTGCCCGAGGGCGCGGCCCCCGCCCGTGCCTGCGGCGAGGCAGCCTTGGCCCGGCCAGAGCTGAAGGTCGAGATCATTATCACAGCGGCAATGGCCTAG
- a CDS encoding carbohydrate ABC transporter permease — MARSVTSQRKAINTAVAWAVGLLIFFPILWTILTSFKTEAQAINDPPLFLFFDWTLENYTVVQERSNYMRFLWNSVFIAGGSTILGVMIAIPAAWSMAFVPSKRTKDILLWMLSTKMLPAVGVLYPIYLIFIQFGLLDSRLGLVIVLMLINLPIIVWMLYTYFREIPGEILEAARMDGATLREEILYVLTPMAIPGIASTLLLNFILAWNEAFWTLNLTAAKAAPLTAFIASYSSPEGLFYAKLSAASTMAIAPILVLGWFSQKQLVRGLTFGAVK; from the coding sequence ATGGCCCGCTCTGTCACCTCACAACGCAAGGCGATCAACACTGCAGTGGCTTGGGCCGTTGGTTTGCTGATCTTCTTTCCGATCCTCTGGACCATCCTGACCAGCTTCAAAACCGAGGCGCAGGCGATCAACGACCCGCCGCTGTTCCTGTTCTTTGACTGGACGCTTGAGAATTACACCGTGGTGCAGGAACGCTCCAACTATATGCGGTTCTTGTGGAACTCTGTGTTCATCGCGGGCGGTTCCACCATTCTGGGCGTGATGATTGCCATTCCCGCCGCGTGGTCGATGGCCTTTGTGCCCTCCAAGCGGACCAAGGATATCCTGCTGTGGATGCTCTCCACCAAGATGTTGCCGGCGGTTGGGGTTTTGTATCCGATCTACCTGATCTTCATCCAGTTTGGCCTGCTCGACAGCCGTCTGGGTCTGGTGATTGTGCTGATGCTGATCAACCTGCCGATCATCGTCTGGATGCTTTACACCTATTTCCGCGAAATTCCCGGCGAGATTCTTGAGGCGGCCCGCATGGACGGTGCCACCCTGCGCGAAGAGATCCTCTATGTGCTGACGCCCATGGCCATCCCCGGCATTGCGTCAACCTTGCTGCTGAACTTCATCCTGGCCTGGAACGAGGCGTTCTGGACACTCAACCTGACCGCCGCGAAGGCCGCACCGCTGACCGCGTTCATCGCCAGCTACTCCAGCCCTGAAGGGCTTTTCTACGCCAAACTCTCCGCCGCATCGACAATGGCGATCGCACCCATCCTTGTTCTGGGCTGGTTCAGCCAAAAACAACTGGTGCGCGGTCTGACCTTCGGCGCCGTGAAATAA
- a CDS encoding mannitol dehydrogenase family protein — MADGANGNGLVRLSDQTLSVLPGGVARPTYNRQALTAGIVHIGLGNFHRAHQAWYLHRLMQMGKAQDWAIIGAGVRAADSAQRSRLLGQDCLTTLIELDPAGMSAEVSGAMIAFLPVAADNAPLIAQMADPEIRIVSLTVTEGGYYVDPASGGFDAGHADITHDAAHPGSPRTAFGAIIAALGLRRVQGTGPFTVMSCDNLQSNGDVLRQTVLSLARMSDPALADWIAAECSFPNSMVDCIVPATGTAERALANRFGIDDAAPVTHENFRQWVIEDDFCAGRPPLEEAGATFCDDVHQFEAMKLRILNGGHQIIAAAGDLLGIETIAQTMDHPLIRQTLRKIIQQEIAPHVADVPGMTPLAYLDLIDRRFANPEIRDTTRRVAYDGSSRQPGFILPSARDGLAAGTPVSGLALVSAIWARYCLGTREDGTSIEANDPNWQALTELAKQAAVEPDLWLAQRQIYGDLSSATAFAAAFSGWMKLLHSDGVEATLTQYLDL; from the coding sequence ATGGCAGATGGTGCAAACGGCAATGGTCTGGTCCGGCTGAGCGATCAGACCCTCAGCGTGCTGCCCGGCGGTGTTGCGCGACCAACCTACAACCGCCAAGCCCTCACCGCAGGTATTGTGCATATCGGTCTGGGCAATTTCCACCGCGCCCATCAGGCGTGGTATCTGCATCGGTTGATGCAAATGGGAAAAGCGCAGGATTGGGCCATCATCGGCGCAGGTGTGCGGGCGGCCGACAGCGCCCAGCGCAGCCGCCTGTTGGGGCAGGATTGCCTGACCACGCTGATTGAACTGGACCCCGCGGGCATGTCCGCAGAAGTATCGGGCGCGATGATAGCTTTTCTGCCTGTGGCCGCGGACAACGCGCCGTTGATCGCACAGATGGCCGATCCGGAAATCCGCATTGTGTCGCTCACCGTGACCGAGGGGGGCTATTACGTCGATCCGGCGTCTGGCGGCTTCGACGCAGGCCATGCCGACATCACGCATGACGCCGCCCATCCCGGCAGCCCGCGCACCGCCTTTGGCGCGATCATCGCCGCGCTTGGCCTGCGCCGCGTCCAAGGGACCGGCCCCTTCACGGTGATGAGCTGCGACAATCTGCAAAGCAACGGCGATGTGCTGCGCCAGACGGTGCTGTCCCTGGCGCGGATGTCCGATCCGGCGCTGGCAGACTGGATCGCGGCAGAGTGCAGTTTCCCCAATTCTATGGTCGATTGCATCGTTCCGGCCACCGGTACAGCCGAACGGGCGCTGGCCAACCGTTTTGGCATAGACGATGCCGCGCCAGTGACCCATGAGAACTTTCGCCAATGGGTGATCGAGGATGATTTCTGCGCCGGGCGTCCGCCACTCGAAGAGGCCGGCGCGACCTTTTGCGACGACGTACACCAGTTTGAAGCGATGAAGCTGCGCATACTTAATGGTGGGCATCAGATCATCGCCGCCGCAGGAGATCTGCTGGGCATCGAAACCATCGCCCAGACGATGGATCATCCGCTGATCCGTCAAACCCTGCGCAAGATCATTCAGCAAGAGATCGCGCCCCATGTGGCTGATGTGCCCGGCATGACCCCCCTCGCCTATCTCGATCTGATCGACCGCCGTTTTGCCAATCCCGAGATCCGCGACACCACGCGGCGGGTGGCCTATGACGGGTCAAGCCGCCAGCCGGGGTTTATTCTGCCATCGGCACGCGACGGTCTGGCCGCAGGCACGCCGGTGTCCGGTCTGGCACTGGTTTCGGCCATCTGGGCGCGGTATTGCCTTGGAACCCGCGAGGATGGGACATCGATTGAAGCCAATGATCCCAATTGGCAGGCGCTGACCGAGCTGGCCAAGCAGGCGGCTGTCGAACCTGACCTTTGGTTGGCGCAAAGGCAGATCTATGGTGATCTGTCGTCAGCCACGGCTTTTGCAGCAGCCTTCTCCGGCTGGATGAAGCTGCTGCATTCAGACGGCGTTGAGGCAACCTTGACCCAATATCTGGACCTTTGA
- a CDS encoding L-iditol 2-dehydrogenase: MTRLAGKNALITGAARGIGLAFAKAYVAEGARVAIADIDIDRAQTAATGLGDAAIAVQMDVTDQASIDRAVAQVTDDFGQIDILINNAALFTAAPVVEIDRADYARVFDINVGGTLFTLQAVARHMIECGTKGRIINMASQAGRRGEPLVAIYCATKAAVISLTQSAGLDLIKHGINVNAIAPGVVDGEHWDGVDAFFAKYEGKAPGQKKQEVAASVPYGRMGRAEDLTGMAVFLASDEAEYVVAQCYNVDGGQWMS, translated from the coding sequence ATGACACGGCTGGCCGGTAAGAACGCCCTGATCACGGGTGCGGCGCGCGGGATCGGTCTGGCCTTTGCCAAGGCTTACGTGGCTGAAGGGGCGCGTGTGGCCATTGCGGACATCGACATTGACCGCGCCCAGACCGCCGCCACCGGATTGGGCGATGCGGCGATTGCGGTGCAGATGGATGTGACCGATCAGGCCAGCATCGACCGCGCCGTGGCACAGGTCACCGATGACTTTGGGCAGATCGACATTCTGATCAACAACGCCGCGCTCTTTACCGCAGCACCCGTAGTCGAAATTGACCGCGCCGATTATGCGCGGGTTTTCGACATCAACGTGGGTGGCACGCTGTTTACGCTACAGGCCGTGGCCCGCCACATGATCGAATGTGGCACCAAGGGCCGGATCATCAACATGGCCAGTCAGGCCGGTCGCCGCGGAGAGCCATTGGTCGCAATCTACTGCGCAACCAAGGCTGCGGTGATCAGTCTGACGCAGTCGGCAGGGCTCGATCTGATCAAACACGGCATCAACGTCAATGCCATCGCTCCCGGTGTGGTGGACGGCGAACATTGGGACGGGGTCGATGCGTTCTTTGCCAAATACGAGGGCAAGGCACCGGGCCAGAAGAAACAAGAGGTCGCGGCAAGCGTGCCATACGGCCGGATGGGCCGCGCAGAGGATTTGACAGGTATGGCGGTCTTTTTGGCCAGTGACGAGGCGGAGTACGTGGTGGCGCAATGCTACAACGTCGATGGCGGTCAATGGATGAGCTGA
- a CDS encoding LacI family DNA-binding transcriptional regulator, translating to MSDTKIKNMEEFAQISGLSRPTVSKYFHDPNSVRASTRQRIEEALEAHDYRPNIYAMNQNRKLTKNIGIVVPYLADPFFAEIARNIETRCIDAGYSPTLFSSHGDPDLERQILDNLRLLKPAGVLLAPLGRASDRSIIEAFCNEVFTVLFDSNLDGLGEAFVGSDNASFVSQTVDYLCRTGEPPCFFEMRNPANPNANKRRAAFIQNMEARGHEPHVIRVEGTGWHFEEIGKQGGLRVLEDNSLPSSTILCSNDRLAIGFLSACYEKGLRVGRGSGCALRVASHDDHPFSRFTCPSLTTAGHDYDGVAKGSVERLLKLIETGERFAERTDTLCAAQLVLRASA from the coding sequence ATGTCCGACACCAAGATCAAGAATATGGAAGAGTTTGCCCAGATCAGCGGGCTGTCCCGACCAACGGTGTCCAAGTATTTTCACGACCCCAATAGCGTTCGGGCCAGCACCCGCCAGCGGATCGAGGAGGCGCTTGAGGCCCATGACTACCGGCCAAACATCTATGCGATGAACCAGAACCGCAAGTTGACCAAGAACATCGGTATCGTGGTGCCCTATCTGGCCGATCCGTTTTTTGCTGAGATCGCCCGAAACATCGAAACCCGCTGCATTGATGCTGGCTATTCCCCGACGTTGTTCAGTTCTCACGGTGATCCTGATCTCGAACGGCAAATCCTTGATAACCTGCGCCTTCTCAAACCCGCAGGCGTGCTGCTGGCCCCGCTTGGGCGCGCCTCGGACCGCAGCATTATCGAGGCCTTTTGCAATGAGGTGTTCACTGTTCTGTTCGACAGCAATCTTGATGGCCTGGGGGAGGCCTTTGTCGGATCTGACAACGCGAGCTTTGTCTCCCAGACCGTTGATTATCTTTGCAGAACGGGTGAACCGCCCTGTTTCTTCGAGATGCGCAATCCGGCCAATCCCAACGCGAACAAGCGCAGGGCCGCCTTCATCCAGAACATGGAAGCACGCGGGCATGAGCCGCATGTGATCCGTGTCGAAGGCACCGGCTGGCATTTCGAAGAGATTGGCAAGCAAGGCGGGCTGCGGGTGCTGGAGGACAACAGCCTGCCCAGCAGCACGATCCTGTGCAGCAATGACCGTTTGGCGATCGGCTTTCTTTCGGCCTGCTATGAAAAAGGCCTGCGGGTCGGGCGCGGCTCCGGCTGTGCGCTGCGCGTGGCCTCGCATGATGATCACCCGTTCTCGCGTTTCACCTGCCCCTCCCTCACCACGGCCGGGCACGATTATGACGGCGTGGCCAAGGGCAGCGTTGAGCGTCTCTTGAAGCTGATCGAAACCGGAGAGCGGTTTGCCGAACGCACCGATACCCTATGCGCCGCACAACTGGTGCTGAGGGCGTCGGCATAA
- a CDS encoding carbohydrate ABC transporter permease has translation MATKASRSAARVMMAPAVILLLGWMLVPLTMTLWFSFRKYLPLRGGDLGWAGFDNYTRFVSSSAFWPSVQATLIIVGSVLVITVCLGVLLAMLLDQPMWGQGVVRILVIAPFFVMPTVSALVWKNIFMDPTNGLFAHLWKFFGADPVSWLSQASLPSIILIVSWQWLPFATLILLTAIQSLDSEQLEAAEMDGAPHLKRFWFIILPHLARAITIVVLIQTIFLLSIFAEIFVTTGGAFGSKTLTYLIFQRVLESQNVGLGSAGGVYAIILANIVAIFLMRIVGKNLDA, from the coding sequence ATGGCCACCAAAGCATCCAGATCCGCCGCCCGCGTAATGATGGCCCCTGCTGTGATCCTGCTTTTGGGCTGGATGTTGGTGCCCCTGACCATGACGCTTTGGTTCTCGTTCCGCAAATACCTGCCCCTGCGCGGCGGTGATCTGGGATGGGCCGGGTTTGACAATTACACCCGTTTCGTCAGTTCCAGCGCCTTTTGGCCCAGTGTACAGGCCACCCTCATCATCGTGGGTTCTGTTCTGGTGATCACCGTTTGCCTTGGCGTGTTGCTGGCGATGTTGCTGGACCAGCCGATGTGGGGGCAAGGCGTTGTCCGTATCCTCGTGATTGCACCGTTCTTCGTGATGCCCACCGTATCTGCGCTGGTGTGGAAGAACATCTTTATGGACCCCACCAACGGTCTGTTTGCGCATCTTTGGAAATTTTTCGGGGCCGATCCGGTCTCGTGGCTGTCGCAGGCCTCCCTGCCCTCGATCATCCTGATCGTCAGCTGGCAATGGCTGCCTTTCGCGACGCTGATCCTGCTCACCGCGATTCAATCGCTGGACAGTGAACAGTTGGAAGCCGCCGAAATGGACGGCGCACCGCATCTCAAGCGGTTCTGGTTCATCATCCTGCCGCATCTGGCGCGTGCAATCACCATTGTCGTGCTGATCCAGACGATTTTCCTTCTGTCGATATTCGCCGAGATTTTCGTGACCACCGGCGGTGCCTTCGGATCAAAAACCCTGACCTACCTGATCTTCCAGCGGGTGCTGGAAAGCCAGAACGTTGGCCTGGGATCGGCAGGCGGCGTCTATGCAATCATCCTCGCTAATATCGTCGCTATCTTCTTGATGCGGATTGTGGGGAAGAACCTCGATGCTTGA
- a CDS encoding SMP-30/gluconolactonase/LRE family protein, whose protein sequence is MKIIKWALLALLGTVIATLLAIKLIYGMGKPYPDVSTPPLRSDAAPAITLPLPPGMVAAGPQGRIFFTYHPFHRPQDHTEHLIFEWTPGGAVPLAPEIAAQLHGVFGITVDRQNRLWVVRPGAMEGRPTQVVAIDIDNGQIAFEHTFPDGMGGFAQDLRVSADGRYVYLADTGLLRFTDAALLVLDTQTKEVRKVLEGHETIAPQNWVMRRTDGSAYRLGYGLVSFQVGVDGLELSEDGDWLIYAAMSHDSVYRVPTALLTNFDSRPEDIENAIEKLGPAPMSDGIALTPAGAVILTDVENGGLAVLEDGRLQTLVALDGVDWADSVTVAPNGDIWFTDSRLTDLLDPFGNPASAEVMKQSAPYAIYRIPAGNTAE, encoded by the coding sequence ATGAAAATCATCAAGTGGGCCCTTCTCGCCCTTCTCGGAACAGTGATCGCCACCTTGCTGGCGATCAAGCTGATCTATGGGATGGGCAAGCCCTACCCTGATGTTTCAACGCCGCCTCTGCGCAGCGATGCGGCGCCCGCAATCACGCTGCCCTTGCCGCCGGGTATGGTTGCCGCAGGGCCGCAAGGGCGGATCTTTTTCACCTATCACCCGTTTCATCGCCCGCAGGACCATACAGAACATCTGATCTTTGAATGGACCCCTGGCGGCGCGGTGCCCCTGGCGCCTGAAATTGCCGCGCAATTGCACGGTGTGTTCGGCATCACCGTGGACCGCCAAAACCGGCTTTGGGTCGTGCGCCCCGGCGCCATGGAAGGCCGCCCGACGCAGGTCGTGGCCATCGACATCGACAACGGCCAGATTGCCTTTGAACATACATTCCCCGATGGCATGGGCGGTTTTGCGCAGGATCTGCGGGTCTCGGCTGATGGCCGGTATGTCTATCTGGCCGACACCGGATTGCTACGGTTCACCGATGCGGCGCTGCTGGTACTCGACACCCAAACCAAAGAGGTCCGCAAGGTGCTGGAGGGCCATGAAACGATCGCGCCGCAAAATTGGGTCATGCGGCGCACCGATGGCAGTGCCTATCGTCTGGGCTATGGTTTGGTCAGTTTTCAGGTGGGCGTGGACGGATTGGAATTGTCCGAAGATGGCGATTGGCTGATCTATGCGGCGATGAGCCATGACAGTGTTTACCGTGTGCCAACCGCTCTTTTGACCAATTTCGACAGCCGCCCTGAAGACATCGAGAACGCCATCGAAAAACTCGGCCCCGCCCCGATGAGCGATGGCATCGCGCTGACCCCGGCGGGGGCAGTGATCCTGACGGACGTGGAAAATGGCGGACTGGCGGTCCTTGAGGATGGCAGATTGCAAACGCTTGTGGCCTTGGACGGCGTTGATTGGGCCGACAGCGTGACGGTGGCCCCGAATGGCGACATCTGGTTTACCGACAGCCGCTTGACCGATCTGCTTGATCCATTTGGCAATCCCGCCTCGGCCGAGGTCATGAAGCAATCGGCGCCCTATGCCATCTACCGCATTCCGGCGGGCAACACCGCAGAGTGA